Part of the Drosophila santomea strain STO CAGO 1482 chromosome 2L, Prin_Dsan_1.1, whole genome shotgun sequence genome is shown below.
TAGGGATACTTTCAAGGTGtacataatttttaaatataattatattaaattgagTTCAAATTTGCATTACATTCTCCCCTATGATTAGTATTACAATTGACGAGTAAAATTAGTTCAATTCCaagcaaacaataacaacttTAAGCAATTGCATTTGATTAGGTCGCAAATTGTTGAGATTCGTATCTAGTATTTGTTAAACCGTATTCTATAACTTTTTGACACAGCAAAgcgaaacaaaataaaaataatctaaaaagacaaatatttaacaatagAACACAGATACATTAACACACTAATAGgtgaaaaccaaaaccaattcAAGTCAAATCAAAACAGAATTTCAAATGCCGTTACAAGTTCGTGTTCATAGTTGAGCTTTGTAAATACTTAATAGCTtaagtatacatacataaaactttatggaaatatttatatttaaagcgTGGAAACCGAACTCTTGGATGACAATAATAGAGTGCTGCAATCACACATACAGTCAATTTATACGagtaacaaattatttataaaatattattaaagcTAACATAAATTAGATCACATCTTTGCAAAAATCAACCAAATAATGAGTAAAcacaaaatcaataaaacaaataagaTACTTGAATATTTGCCATGCTTTCAGCCAAAAAGGAGAATTTTTTAGGTTACGAATCACCAAAATGTTTGTAATTGTGCGTAGTCTAAATATATGTTTACTAATAAATCTTTATGAATATTAAACGAACTTTCCTAGCATTTTAACTTAAGgtacaatatatataaatattcatattcatttcataccaattttaaattgtttaaacatGGTGTATAGATGGTTCAAAAATTTGTTGGAGCTTTTGCAAGTTTACAAACCTTTGAATAAAAGCTTTTCGTAGCTTGCATTGGATCTTGCACAGATGGCGCCAATTGTAAACCCATCGAAACTGGAATAAAAATTTACTTCAAAAAGGCAAggtaatattattaataaaatacaacaaattttaGGTATTACTAATTTAGTATTACTGTAGGATGAGTATTACTAACAAGactaacatttttaaataaaatgttactctttagtttataaatttatgttcgTTTTGCTTATTTTACTGTTTAAAATGCTATCCCGAATCACTTTTGTATTGTAAAAATGTAACATTATTGGGAAACACTTAAGTTGGGCGACTGTTGACTTCACTTTTCTCTTTACAGTTTGCATCCCTTTGATCTGCATATACATATCTAGTGTCCCATATGCATGTACTGCTGTTTTTCCGCCGAACCCTTTTCCAAAAAGTAACTGCCcctaaagaaaataaaaggaCCATAACAGAAAACAAAGCTCCACAAACATAAAATTGGGGGCCATCAAAAGGGGACAGAATTCTTGCCAGTGGGGGCAGGGATATGCAGGCAGGTTgtcaaaacaaacaaatataataaaataaaacaaagaactCAGATCTCAGAACAAAGGAAGCAAAAGTATATTTCGATGATTTTTCAACTTATTCTTCATTCAGCTTCAATGGCTGCCTTCTTTGCGCAGCGttaaaagttttgaattattgTGTTTTGGCATTGTCTGAGAGAAACCCATCAGGCAAGTTGGTCCAGGCACACTTGACACGCCTTTGACAGCCTTTACTATTAGCTAAACCCAAAATTTTAGGAATATTGCTTACATATTTGAGATTATTTAGATACTCCCGAAATTCTTGGTGAATGCATTGCCCAAACTATGCCCTACAGCAGCAGCTAAGCACTGAGTGTTAAGGACCAACGTCAGCCATGCTACTGAATGATGCCAGCAGGGATCGTCCCATCGGCCAGGATATTCGGCGCCTAACAGACGCCGAGCTGTCCAGCATGTGCAAAGTCTACGGTCTCGTTGTGGAACCCATCAATTTCCAAAATAGACGCATGACAGAGCGCAAACTCCATATAGAAATGATCACGGAGCGGGCCAAGTACCGGGCCCATCAGCAGTTTGCCCTGGAGTGCAACATGCGAGTCTCCGGGTACATGCGTCAagtgccgccgccgctgccagACTACGGTTTTATGGACGTACTGCCTCAGAACTCCTACCAACCCATGCCACCCCAGACGTACTGGCCCTCGCCTGGCACCAATTTGCGCAGCCCACCTCCGCCCAGCTGGAGTATCCAACATCGTCGGGATCGTCCGGATCCGGTGCTCGAGCCACATCAGTACTTGACTTGGAGGCAGGAGAACCGGACAAGCAACCAAAGGACTGCAGATTCTGAAAACAAGTTCTTGGGCTTCAAGATGCCCTTTTCCTTAGGCGCTGCCAGGGATATCAGGTCAAGGATTACCAACTCTATCAAGCGCTTTCAGGGCGGAGCTGCGGAGAACGCGAAGGTGGGGATCCAGAATCAGCCAGTGCAGAAAAAAGGAGAGAATGTCGTACATTTCGATGGGAAGTACTCGCATAGATCCAACTATGCTAAGTATCCAGAGGATTATCAAGAGGATTATCAACAGGATTATCAAGAGGATTATCAAGAGAATTATCAGGAGGATTCCAATGAGGATAGTGTCGAAAAACCAACCAGCTCAGACCGTGAACGGGATACGCTGTCTGGCACTTCAGAAGACGAATTCCAGGAAGTTGGGAGGAAGGACCTCAGTCCCAAAAACTCCTATCCGTATCCCTTCAATTTCCGGGAACTTCAGAGACAGATTGTTGATGCGGAAACCGAAAATGAGCTACGCGACTACAAGAGTTTCATGAGCCTGTCGAGTGTTTACCACGAGCTCGACACCCAGGTGCCAATGGCACGAACGACACCATCTGTGGACTCCAAGCCCCGCTTCAGCTGGTGGTGGCAGTGGAGGGCGAAGGCGGGGGACGAGCGGATTCCGGAGGCGGAGCGGA
Proteins encoded:
- the LOC120458816 gene encoding uncharacterized protein LOC120458816, translating into MLLNDASRDRPIGQDIRRLTDAELSSMCKVYGLVVEPINFQNRRMTERKLHIEMITERAKYRAHQQFALECNMRVSGYMRQVPPPLPDYGFMDVLPQNSYQPMPPQTYWPSPGTNLRSPPPPSWSIQHRRDRPDPVLEPHQYLTWRQENRTSNQRTADSENKFLGFKMPFSLGAARDIRSRITNSIKRFQGGAAENAKVGIQNQPVQKKGENVVHFDGKYSHRSNYAKYPEDYQEDYQQDYQEDYQENYQEDSNEDSVEKPTSSDRERDTLSGTSEDEFQEVGRKDLSPKNSYPYPFNFRELQRQIVDAETENELRDYKSFMSLSSVYHELDTQVPMARTTPSVDSKPRFSWWWQWRAKAGDERIPEAERTTEQDLLQERELKTINYLSEAPARLDDGVVELMGRVELRDDSEEEVVLGDTQVAQGSRSWMGFCRHIFHLLCCDHHGNLDPEKLSCSFVCCCMAFSVYMGFKMLRY